One window from the genome of Pseudomonas fluorescens encodes:
- a CDS encoding YggT family protein: MIGLNTAAVYVLQTLGSLYLLIVLLRFVLQLVRANFYNPLCQFIVKATQPLLKPLRRIIPSLFGLDMSSLVLAILVQMALMALTLLLTYGTTGNPLQLLIWSLIGVTALFLKIFFFALIISVILSWVAPGSHNPGAELVNQICEPALAPFRRIVPNLGGLDISPILAFMVLKLIDMLVINNLAAMTMMPEILRLLI; this comes from the coding sequence ATGATTGGATTGAACACTGCAGCGGTCTACGTGCTGCAAACCCTCGGCAGCCTGTACTTGCTGATCGTGCTGTTGCGTTTCGTGCTGCAACTGGTGCGCGCCAACTTCTACAACCCGCTGTGCCAGTTCATCGTCAAGGCCACCCAGCCGCTGCTCAAGCCGCTGCGCCGGATCATCCCGAGCCTGTTCGGCCTGGACATGTCGTCGCTGGTCCTGGCGATCCTCGTGCAAATGGCGCTGATGGCCCTGACCCTGCTGCTGACCTACGGCACCACCGGCAACCCGCTGCAATTGCTGATCTGGTCGCTCATTGGCGTGACCGCGCTGTTCCTGAAGATCTTCTTCTTCGCCCTGATCATCAGCGTGATCCTGTCGTGGGTCGCGCCGGGCAGCCATAACCCGGGGGCCGAGCTGGTGAACCAGATCTGCGAACCGGCCCTGGCGCCGTTCCGTCGCATCGTGCCGAACCTGGGCGGCCTGGATATCTCGCCGATCCTGGCGTTCATGGTGCTCAAGCTGATCGACATGCTGGTGATCAACAACCTGGCGGCGATGACCATGATGCCGGAAATCCTGCGGCTGCTGATCTGA